One stretch of Plasmodium vivax chromosome 8, whole genome shotgun sequence DNA includes these proteins:
- a CDS encoding hypothetical protein, conserved (encoded by transcript PVX_094410A) codes for MNQVDDYEYFCHSCEDVKRTSDIEIIYDGEIKCKSCNHVGFVEKIDEDDPLSFHSINSNRERRNTNEEGGGASNDYANNLHTPYGNESGGGRGSATEGNGDNRGSNRQGNRSNGSGFFGTSENFFNDLMMFRNVYQQMFNTNLRPSDADIHFTANFGGPASEGGMPDSAPRNDAQGRVFFGRNYIYNNGGADSGGGVGGLGAFGGLGGFTGFTGVSGAGGVGRVSDSGGDGGATSGSRVGSGVGSGVGSGVGSGVGSGVGSGVSASGVSASSVNASGGASRNPRSPRIITRAIDITNIPLNSPIRLNFHDLIDNILTNSFDNISLDQVLTIIMESDPSRNGPPPASEAIIKNLKVEVLTKERAEELESCAICREEYKENDEVHRVTDNERCRHVFHCSCIIPWLKERNSCPTCRFELPTDDQEYNCKREELRERINSEISRNNTFGGSNGVNTESTSVSNNAVGRSDAGGGNSGCPQGSNEGAPGKEESPAGEAAPSANRHDGATVQGGGTTAQGSSTTAQGSGTTAPGSGTTAQDGSTTAQSNDPSAQQTSGSGLLAEEGGERYIPVTEEYDINLVEGFASAQTQSIIQNIFNTFILGGNDTNRGVGFVSAPQVFARSSNRNSDSRNVHEWGQGGVAQVAEAAEVGEVAEVAEVAEGQVEGPSGEGSASNGNGASPAEEGNRAGSNNNSSEKGSGGTTNLGGGSTRENLAGGMHANGLRVRSRVHESVPGGLHTTDNVFDPARMFDVDSSLNFGQGGGTDSLGDPTRGGIRSTKITGTTEFEPVAGANQENPFDLTVDGFETSAFMNAAHAYVTNRGNDSQRQEGGFVDGQLSKNGLREGDPDPGGPFSQSVPTNRKPSCNVFNGEGPSTSGTGVNDANRSNGATCHDKQKGDTKRDATHAESCAKSDDCSGSPSAKGSSSSDPKDKQSGSVRSASKKNEKRIYEKVSSAYSNGSNSNNSSGQCKESDIEKENMRKKSKSSQHVDGRNNCSSGSGVEGGAAEVAAAEEAGDARNSQKKQSTVKKYLFDRLHWLKGYDGKDKKRSEKGHDESGANDAGGASGVCGVSGVSGGNDAGGAGEANAREGGATKSAAHSESTGINEGSAAHSVKGNIERDAMHLDGENHVGAGRMNGKEKESGSGDDRNRGDTHGTNEDQPQG; via the coding sequence ATGAATCAGGTTGATGATTATGAGTACTTTTGTCATAGTTGTGAAGATGTGAAACGAACTAGCGATATCGAAATTATATACGATGGGGagataaaatgtaaaagctGCAATCACGTGGGCTTTGTGGAGAAAATTGACGAAGATGACCCCCTGAGTTTTCACTCGATTAACTCCAATAGGGAGAGACGGAACACGAATGAAGAAGGTGGTGGTGCTAGTAACGATTATGCGAATAATTTACACACCCCTTATGGGAATGAAAGTGGTGGTGGGAGAGGATCCGCCACGGAGGGCAATGGGGATAACCGTGGCAGCAATAGACAGGGCAACCGAAGCAATGGCAGCGGCTTCTTCGGAACAAGTGAAAACTTCTTTAACGATTTGATGATGTTCAGAAATGTGTATCAGCAGATGTTCAACACGAATTTGAGGCCCAGTGATGCGGACATCCATTTTACCGCCAACTTTGGTGGCCCCGCCTCGGAGGGGGGAATGCCCGATAGTGCACCTCGAAATGATGCGCAGGGTAGGGTCTTCTTCGGGAGGAACTACATATACAACAATGGCGGCGCCGACAGTGGAGGAGGGGTCGGCGGGCTGGGTGCCTTTGGCGGGTTGGGCGGATTTACCGGGTTCaccggggttagcggcgcgGGGGGCGTCGGCCGGGTCAGTGACAGCGGGGGGGATGGAGGTGCCACGAGTGGAAGCCGTGTTGGAAGCGGTGTTGGAAGCGGTGTTGGAAGCGGTGTTGGAAGCGGTGTTGGAAGCGGTGTGGGAAGCGGCGTTAGTGCCAGCGGCGTGAGTGCCAGCAGCGTGAATGCCAGCGGAGGGGCGAGCAGGAACCCCAGGAGCCCCAGAATCATCACCCGGGCAATTGACATCACCAACATCCCCCTGAACTCCCCAATCAGGCTGAACTTCCACGACTTGATTGACAACATACTAACCAACTCATTCGACAATATTTCTTTAGACCAAGTGTTGACCATCATCATGGAGAGTGATCCATCCAGAAATGGACCCCCACCTGCATCCGAagcaattataaaaaatttgaaagttGAGGTGCTAACCAAAGAAAGAGCAGAGGAGTTAGAATCATGTGCCATATGCAGAGAggaatataaagaaaatgatgaggTACATAGGGTAACAGATAATGAGCGATGTCGGCATGTTTTTCATTGCTCGTGTATCATTCCGTGGTTGAAGGAGAGAAATTCGTGTCCCACTTGCCGCTTTGAACTTCCCACGGATGATCAGGAGTATAATTGTAAGCGGGAGGAACTACGGGAAAGGATCAACTCAGAAATTTCTCGCAACAACACGTTTGGAGGTTCTAATGGGGTTAACACGGAGAGTACCTCCGTGAGTAACAATGCCGTTGGCAGGAGTGACGCTGGTGGAGGTAATAGTGGTTGTCCGCAGGGGAGCAACGAGGGTGCCCCGGGGAAGGAGGAGTCCCCTGCTGGGGAGGCAGCCCCGTCGGCAAACAGGCACGATGGTGCCACTGTTCAGGGTGGCGGCACTACTGCGCAGGGTAGCAGCACTACTGCTCAGGGTAGCGGCACTACTGCTCCGGGTAGTGGCACTACTGCTCAGGATGGCAGCACTACTGCACAGTCGAATGACCCCTCAGCACAGCAGACCAGTGGCTCCGGCTTACTcgcggaggaggggggggagagataCATCCCCGTCACGGAAGAATACGACATCAACCTGGTTGAGGGATTTGCATCTGCACAGACGCAGAgcattatacaaaatattttcaatacGTTTATACTTGGAGGTAACGATACAAATAGGGGAGTCGGGTTTGTCTCCGCGCCGCAAGTGTTTGCCAGAAGCAGCAACAGAAATTCGGATAGCCGAAATGTGCATGAGTGGGGTCAGGGGGGAGTAGCACAAGTAGCAGAAGCCGCAGAAGTAGGAGAAGTAGCGGAAGTCGCAGAAGTAGCGGAAGGTCAAGTGGAGGGGCCCTCTGGCGAGGGAAGCGCGTCGAATGGGAACGGCGCGAGCCCTGCCGAGGAGGGAAACCGCGCCGGTAGTAATAACAATTCgagcgaaaagggaagcggAGGTACCACAAATCTAGGGGGCGGTAGTACACGCGAGAACCTCGCGGGAGGGATGCACGCCAACGGATTGCGCGTAAGGAGCAGGGTGCACGAATCGGTACCCGGGGGACTCCACACAACAGACAACGTGTTTGACCCCGCGAGGATGTTTGATGTTGACAGCAGTTTGAACTTTGGCCAAGGGGGTGGCACAGACAGTTTGGGAGATCCTACACGGGGGGGTATCCGGTCGACGAAGATTACCGGGACGACCGAGTTTGAGCCGGTGGCGGGGGCCAACCAGGAGAATCCATTCGACTTGACAGTCGACGGATTTGAGACCTCTGCTTTTATGAATGCTGCACATGCGTACGTGACAAATAGGGGGAATGATTCGCAGCGGCAGGAAGGGGGATTCGTGGATGGCCAATTAAGCAAAAACGGACTTAGGGAAGGAGACCCAGATCCGGGGGGTCCCTTTAGCCAAAGTGTGCCTACAAACAGGAAACCAAGTTGCAACGTGTTCAACGGTGAGGGGCCTTCCACAAGCGGCACTGGTGTGAATGATGCTAATCGATCGAATGGTGCCACCTGCCATGATAAGCAGAAGGGGGATACCAAAAGAGATGCCACACATGCGGAATCGTGTGCTAAAAGTGATGACTGTTCTGGGAGCCCCAGTGCGAAGGGCAGCAGTAGCAGTGACCCCAAGGACAAGCAAAGCGGAAGCGTTAGGAGTGCATcgaagaaaaacgaaaagaggATTTACGAAAAAGTGAGCTCAGCGTATAGCAACGGAAGCAACAGCAATAACAGCTCGGGGCAATGCAAGGAGAGTGacatcgaaaaggaaaatatgaGGAAGAAGTCGAAGAGCAGTCAGCATGTGGATGGGCGGAATAATTGCAGCTCGGGTAGCGGCGTTGAGGGGGGCGCGGCAGAGGTGGCGGCAGCGGAAGAGGCGGGGGACGCCAGGAATAGCCAGAAGAAGCAAAGCACAGTGAAGAAGTACCTGTTCGATAGGCTGCACTGGCTAAAGGGGTACGACGGCAAGGATAAAAAGAGGAGCGAAAAGGGGCATGACGAAAGCGGGGCGAACGATGCTGGTGGTGCTAGCGGTGTTtgcggtgttagcggtgttagcggtgggAACGATGCTGGCGGTGCCGGCGAGGCGAATGCCCGTGAGGGGGGGGCAACCAAAAGTGCAGCCCACTCGGAGTCCACGGGAATCAATGAGGGAAGCGCAGCCCATTCTGTAAAAGGTAACATTGAGAGGGACGCTATGCACCTGGACGGGGAAAACCATGTTGGCGCGGGTAGGATGAACggaaaggagaaagaaagCGGCAGTGGTGATGATCGGAACAGAGGTGATACCCATGGCACAAATGAAGATCAACCCCAAGGgtaa